A single genomic interval of Novosphingobium ginsenosidimutans harbors:
- a CDS encoding YezD family protein: MQRSRPLPARQPNPAPSDATEAALRAAAEAIGRLQFGVVQLVVHDGRVVQLEVTERQRFA, from the coding sequence ATGCAACGCTCTCGCCCCCTGCCGGCCCGCCAGCCGAACCCTGCGCCGAGTGATGCCACCGAAGCCGCGCTGCGCGCTGCGGCCGAAGCGATCGGACGGTTGCAATTCGGGGTGGTCCAGCTGGTCGTTCACGACGGCCGGGTGGTCCAGCTTGAGGTAACGGAGCGCCAGCGCTTCGCCTGA
- a CDS encoding MarR family transcriptional regulator: MTATKRQIRQLRANAAQLIKLADELEAALDQPEQSDESLMFAPPRLSPALERELLIDRVELEYGNRRRRRNFLDADLFGEPAWDILLDLFAARLKDQTISVTSACIAGDVPPTTSLRWLRQLECVGLVERIDNPHDQRSSWVRLTDKGYGAIKDYFESALSQADRMRRSFEERIILAYERARS, encoded by the coding sequence ATGACCGCCACCAAACGGCAGATCCGCCAGCTCCGGGCAAACGCCGCCCAGCTGATCAAGTTGGCTGACGAACTCGAAGCCGCACTGGACCAGCCAGAGCAATCCGACGAAAGCCTGATGTTTGCACCGCCCCGCCTCTCGCCTGCGCTTGAGCGGGAACTGCTGATCGACCGGGTTGAGCTGGAATACGGCAATCGCCGGCGCCGGCGGAACTTCCTCGATGCCGATCTGTTCGGCGAGCCGGCCTGGGACATCCTCCTCGATCTGTTTGCCGCCCGGCTGAAGGACCAGACGATTTCCGTCACCAGCGCCTGCATCGCGGGGGATGTGCCGCCAACCACCAGCCTGCGCTGGCTGCGGCAGCTCGAATGCGTGGGACTGGTTGAGCGCATCGACAACCCGCATGACCAGCGCTCCAGCTGGGTCCGGCTGACGGACAAGGGCTATGGCGCGATCAAGGATTACTTTGAAAGCGCCCTTTCGCAGGCCGACCGGATGCGGCGTTCCTTCGAAGAGAGAATCATCCTGGCCTATGAACGGGCGCGATCGTGA
- a CDS encoding MAE_28990/MAE_18760 family HEPN-like nuclease, with product MSLRAALSDRREEFDAHFALAEALQDRMMLDSTLGPVSLSVRHINTIKSGLLVHLYNIVEAIMSEALSAVGSALGSSDPRQWTEHSLREWLREAIVARTTDGNEDGRLATVFQMSTLLLTPSISGPQALKKPSGTWDDKAIAKCIERLNVSFWMPADIWTRIASDPGYGDKTPLQFLALRRNAIAHGRRSFEDGASDQSLPAIRKLADVVLDYMEYVAKAFEEHVANQAHIVAAI from the coding sequence ATGAGCCTGCGCGCGGCGCTTTCTGACCGGCGTGAAGAATTCGACGCTCACTTTGCGTTGGCCGAGGCCTTGCAAGACCGAATGATGCTGGATTCGACGTTGGGTCCCGTCAGCTTGTCCGTTCGGCATATAAACACGATAAAATCTGGTCTTCTCGTGCACCTCTATAACATCGTCGAGGCGATCATGAGTGAGGCACTTAGCGCTGTCGGAAGTGCGCTTGGCTCGTCCGATCCAAGGCAGTGGACAGAGCATTCTTTGAGAGAATGGCTTAGAGAGGCAATAGTCGCCCGAACTACGGACGGGAACGAAGATGGGCGCCTCGCAACGGTTTTTCAGATGTCGACGCTGCTCCTGACGCCGTCAATTAGCGGCCCCCAAGCGCTTAAAAAGCCATCAGGCACTTGGGACGATAAGGCTATCGCAAAATGCATTGAGCGCTTGAATGTCTCATTCTGGATGCCGGCGGACATCTGGACCAGAATCGCGTCTGACCCAGGATACGGGGATAAAACCCCGTTGCAATTTCTCGCGCTAAGGAGGAATGCAATAGCGCACGGGAGACGCTCATTCGAGGACGGCGCAAGCGATCAAAGTTTGCCTGCAATCCGCAAGCTGGCTGATGTTGTTTTGGACTACATGGAATACGTTGCGAAGGCGTTTGAGGAACATGTTGCAAATCAGGCGCACATCGTTGCTGCGATATGA
- a CDS encoding RrF2 family transcriptional regulator: MLSQKTRYTIRALQHLADHYREGPIRLDAIAEAQNIPRKFLTVILSEMGREGLVVSTRGRDGGYELALPPVDIRYGDIIRLTRGSLALVPCASRNAHEQCQNCLPEAECRLRGLMLTLRDEMATMLDRMTLADPITLEPPFADA, from the coding sequence ATGCTTTCGCAGAAGACCCGCTATACCATCCGTGCGCTCCAGCACCTGGCTGACCACTATCGCGAAGGGCCGATCCGGCTCGACGCGATTGCCGAGGCGCAGAACATTCCGCGCAAGTTCCTGACCGTGATCCTCTCGGAAATGGGGCGAGAGGGGCTGGTCGTCTCGACCCGCGGGCGCGATGGCGGCTACGAGTTGGCGCTGCCCCCGGTCGACATTCGCTATGGCGATATCATCCGCCTGACGCGGGGCAGCCTGGCGCTGGTTCCTTGCGCCAGTCGCAATGCGCATGAGCAGTGCCAGAACTGCCTGCCCGAAGCCGAATGCCGCCTGCGCGGGCTGATGCTGACCCTGCGTGACGAAATGGCGACCATGCTCGATCGCATGACCCTGGCCGATCCGATCACACTCGAACCGCCTTTCGCAGACGCCTGA
- a CDS encoding TonB-dependent receptor — MHPFVRSVLLASAVALPATAYADPVVTDAAAEAAAPAAQDGDETTATTASSDVIIVTARRRQETAQSVPLAISVIRGDSIESTGNFNVVKLQQLAPTLQVYTSNPRNTSVNIRGLGVPFGLTSDGFEQGVGIYVDDVYNSRVAAATFDFLDVEQVEVLRGPQGTLYGKNTTAGAINITTNQPTFEFEGQAELSVGNLSYRQAKAAVSGPLSDRLAARIAVATTSRRGTLYNTRTQRWINEQDNLGLRGQLLFKPNDDLSITLSGDYSTQDPYGFGTAFVRVGTTQRALNRQYEALVAAINAANPGRNYAVPSRNIYDRLTDIDATLQAGNKIGGASLRVKWDLGSGTFTSISAWRFWDWKPQNDRDFTGLSIVSKSQNPSQQDQYSQEFRYNYSGDKLDFVVGLFGFKQRIDTQGTEQQGSDASRWSLTGAQAADASILAGLTASNTQYLKSDSAALYGQVSYKVTPELTIQPGVRINYDKKEGFYQRVVTTGAGTVIACNPVPAAGTVLAAQCGVYQPQSTAPSVSDWNFSYDLNLNYKLARDVLAYATYAKSFKTVGINQNGLPLNSATNLPDLSAGTVKPESVNHFEIGLKTSFLNRLATFNIAAFRTTIDDFQATVNGGQFGTVRGYLANAERVRSQGFEADFKIRTSDRFTAYTNLAYTDAKYVKFTNAPCPPELSGGTLQPVGATPDYSNAGRPGTLSPRQCDISGQGLPGVSKWSFSYGAEANTPVTLLGKDGQVYFGIDGNYRSDWNSNASPSIYTKVDGYALTNFRLGFRSEGVELFGWVRNAFDVNYIELLQVAPGNVGLIAGTPGDQRTFGATLKLSL, encoded by the coding sequence ATGCATCCGTTCGTCCGTTCTGTCCTGCTGGCCAGCGCCGTTGCGCTGCCCGCCACTGCCTATGCCGATCCTGTCGTAACTGACGCAGCTGCCGAAGCCGCCGCGCCTGCCGCGCAGGATGGCGATGAAACGACCGCCACGACCGCCAGCAGCGACGTGATCATCGTCACCGCCCGCCGCCGTCAGGAAACGGCTCAGTCGGTGCCGCTGGCGATTTCCGTAATCCGCGGGGATTCGATTGAATCGACCGGCAACTTCAATGTGGTGAAGCTCCAGCAGCTGGCCCCGACGCTTCAGGTCTATACCTCCAACCCGCGCAACACCTCGGTCAATATCCGCGGCCTTGGGGTGCCGTTCGGCCTCACCAGCGACGGGTTCGAACAAGGCGTCGGGATCTATGTCGACGATGTCTACAACTCCCGCGTCGCTGCCGCGACGTTCGACTTCCTTGATGTCGAGCAGGTCGAGGTGCTGCGCGGGCCGCAGGGCACGCTCTATGGCAAGAACACTACCGCCGGGGCGATCAACATCACCACCAACCAGCCGACCTTCGAGTTCGAGGGGCAGGCGGAGCTGAGCGTTGGCAACCTCTCCTATCGCCAGGCCAAGGCAGCAGTCTCGGGCCCGCTCTCGGACAGACTGGCCGCGCGCATCGCTGTCGCCACCACCAGCCGGCGCGGGACGCTCTACAACACCCGCACCCAGCGCTGGATTAACGAGCAGGATAACCTAGGCCTGCGCGGTCAGCTGCTGTTCAAGCCGAATGACGATCTAAGCATCACCCTGTCGGGCGATTACAGCACGCAGGATCCCTATGGCTTTGGCACCGCCTTCGTTCGCGTCGGCACCACCCAGCGCGCCTTGAACCGCCAGTACGAGGCTTTGGTTGCAGCGATCAATGCCGCCAATCCGGGCCGCAACTATGCGGTGCCCAGCCGCAACATCTATGACCGGCTCACCGATATCGATGCCACCCTGCAGGCCGGCAACAAGATCGGCGGCGCTTCACTGCGGGTGAAGTGGGATCTGGGCAGCGGCACTTTCACCTCGATCTCGGCCTGGCGGTTCTGGGATTGGAAACCGCAGAACGATCGCGACTTTACCGGCCTGTCAATCGTGTCGAAGTCGCAGAACCCCTCGCAGCAGGATCAGTACAGCCAGGAATTCCGCTACAACTATTCCGGCGACAAGCTTGACTTCGTGGTCGGCCTGTTCGGCTTCAAGCAGCGGATCGATACGCAAGGGACCGAGCAGCAGGGCAGCGATGCTAGCCGCTGGAGCCTGACCGGCGCCCAGGCCGCCGACGCCTCGATCCTGGCTGGCCTGACTGCCAGCAACACCCAGTACCTCAAAAGCGACAGCGCCGCGCTCTATGGCCAGGTCAGCTACAAGGTGACGCCCGAACTGACCATCCAGCCCGGTGTGCGGATCAATTACGACAAGAAGGAAGGCTTCTATCAGCGCGTGGTGACCACCGGCGCGGGTACGGTGATCGCCTGCAACCCGGTGCCTGCAGCCGGGACGGTGCTGGCCGCGCAGTGCGGGGTCTACCAGCCGCAGAGCACCGCGCCATCGGTCAGTGACTGGAACTTCAGTTACGATCTCAACCTGAACTACAAGCTGGCGCGCGACGTGCTGGCCTATGCGACCTATGCCAAGAGCTTCAAGACTGTCGGCATCAACCAGAACGGCCTGCCGCTCAACAGCGCGACCAACCTGCCCGATCTGTCGGCCGGTACGGTCAAGCCGGAATCGGTCAACCATTTCGAGATCGGTCTCAAGACTTCGTTCCTGAACCGGCTGGCAACCTTCAATATCGCCGCCTTCCGCACCACGATCGACGATTTCCAGGCGACGGTGAACGGCGGCCAGTTCGGCACGGTGCGCGGCTATCTTGCCAATGCCGAGCGGGTCCGCTCACAGGGGTTTGAGGCGGACTTCAAGATCCGCACGAGTGATCGGTTCACCGCCTACACCAACCTGGCTTACACCGATGCCAAGTATGTGAAGTTCACCAATGCGCCGTGCCCGCCCGAGCTCTCCGGCGGTACACTGCAGCCGGTGGGCGCCACGCCGGACTATTCCAACGCCGGGCGGCCGGGCACGCTCAGCCCGCGCCAGTGCGACATTTCCGGCCAGGGCCTGCCCGGCGTCTCGAAGTGGTCGTTCTCCTATGGGGCAGAGGCCAACACCCCGGTTACACTGCTGGGCAAGGACGGGCAGGTCTATTTCGGGATCGACGGCAACTATCGCTCGGACTGGAACTCCAACGCCTCGCCCTCGATCTATACCAAGGTCGATGGCTATGCCTTGACCAACTTCCGCCTGGGCTTCAGGAGCGAAGGGGTCGAGCTGTTCGGCTGGGTCCGCAACGCCTTCGACGTGAACTACATTGAGCTGCTCCAGGTCGCACCGGGCAATGTCGGGCTGATTGCCGGCACACCGGGGGACCAGCGCACTTTCGGGGCGACGCTCAAGCTTTCACTCTGA
- a CDS encoding transglycosylase domain-containing protein — protein sequence MNELRPGDRDPHLSPGALPPHEGGEPAPLPVPARGKWWWLKRSLQAMLLLFALLIAWLALTAPLSKSLEPIAPPQITLLAADGTPFARNGAIVDKPVKAAELPPHVKQAFIAIEDRRFYSHWGVDPRSIARAVASNITSSRTQGGSTITQQLAKFTFLTPERSLTRKAREALIAFWLEAWLSKDEILERYLSNAYFGDNTYGLRAASLHYFYRQPEKLTPAQAAMLAGLVQAPTRLAPTRNYAAAKKRMELVKAAMVAEGYLTASAAAGMPYPQLDLRNRNDLPSGTYFADWVLPQIRAENESGYARETLRTTLDTRLQRAARNAIARAGLGQAQAALVAMRPSGEVVAMVGGRDYAASPFNRATQARRQPGSTFKLFVYLAALKNGWKPDDRIDNRPILTGGYRPKNYADRYSDTITLRDAFATSSNVATVRLFSQVGDLKVIALARAMGVTAPMDPGDPSVALGTSGMTLLELTAAYAGVAGNSYPVKPRAFPVEEQGWFERLVFGPSRFSGQVHEDIETMLRRTVEAGTGRAAALGRPAFGKTGTSQDNRDALFVGYSGDLVVGVWVGNDDNTPLQGVTGGGLPAKIWRDFMRSARGAQPAPARPQPNPSGPVEPLDAPEALPIPEIPLGDARVRFENGRAVISTQVGGTPVGVDIDLGNEAAEAQRRAAAALREASARTSEAARETQRRIEAEANRRAQGPG from the coding sequence ATGAACGAATTGCGGCCGGGCGATCGCGATCCGCATCTGTCCCCTGGCGCGTTGCCCCCGCACGAGGGCGGCGAACCAGCGCCGCTGCCGGTTCCGGCACGCGGCAAGTGGTGGTGGCTCAAGCGCTCACTTCAGGCGATGTTGCTGCTCTTTGCGCTGCTGATCGCCTGGTTGGCGCTGACTGCGCCGCTGTCCAAATCGCTGGAGCCGATCGCCCCGCCGCAGATTACCCTGCTCGCCGCCGATGGCACGCCGTTTGCGCGCAACGGGGCGATCGTCGACAAGCCGGTAAAGGCGGCCGAGCTGCCGCCGCACGTCAAGCAGGCCTTCATCGCGATCGAAGACCGGCGGTTCTATTCGCACTGGGGGGTCGATCCGCGCTCGATTGCTCGGGCAGTGGCAAGCAACATCACCTCAAGCCGCACCCAGGGCGGCAGCACGATCACCCAGCAGCTCGCCAAGTTCACCTTCCTTACGCCCGAGCGGAGCCTGACCCGCAAGGCGCGTGAAGCGCTGATCGCATTTTGGCTGGAGGCCTGGCTGAGCAAGGATGAAATCCTCGAGCGCTATCTGTCGAACGCCTATTTCGGCGACAATACCTATGGTCTGCGGGCGGCGTCGCTGCACTACTTCTATCGCCAGCCGGAAAAGCTGACACCCGCACAGGCCGCAATGCTGGCAGGGCTGGTCCAGGCGCCAACCCGCCTGGCTCCGACGCGAAACTATGCCGCAGCAAAAAAGCGTATGGAGCTGGTCAAGGCGGCGATGGTGGCTGAAGGATACCTGACCGCAAGTGCCGCCGCCGGGATGCCTTACCCCCAACTTGATCTGCGCAACCGCAACGACCTTCCCAGCGGAACCTATTTCGCGGACTGGGTGCTGCCGCAAATCCGCGCCGAAAACGAAAGCGGCTATGCGCGTGAGACGTTGCGGACCACGCTCGACACCCGCCTGCAGCGCGCCGCGCGCAATGCCATCGCCCGGGCCGGGCTTGGCCAGGCCCAGGCCGCACTGGTGGCAATGCGTCCGAGCGGCGAAGTTGTGGCGATGGTCGGCGGGCGCGACTATGCGGCATCGCCCTTTAACCGCGCCACCCAGGCGCGGCGCCAGCCTGGCTCAACCTTTAAGCTGTTCGTCTACCTGGCCGCGCTCAAGAATGGTTGGAAGCCGGACGATCGGATCGACAACCGCCCGATCCTGACCGGCGGCTACCGGCCGAAGAACTACGCCGATCGGTATTCGGACACGATCACCCTGCGCGATGCCTTCGCCACTTCTAGCAATGTCGCCACGGTCCGGCTGTTCAGCCAGGTCGGCGATCTCAAGGTGATAGCCCTGGCGCGGGCTATGGGGGTGACCGCGCCGATGGATCCGGGCGATCCCTCTGTGGCGCTAGGTACGTCGGGGATGACTCTGCTCGAACTGACCGCGGCCTATGCCGGGGTGGCAGGCAACAGTTATCCGGTAAAGCCGCGCGCATTTCCGGTTGAGGAACAGGGCTGGTTCGAACGGCTGGTGTTCGGCCCTTCCCGTTTTTCGGGCCAGGTGCACGAGGATATCGAGACCATGCTGCGCCGGACAGTCGAAGCCGGGACCGGCCGCGCCGCCGCCCTGGGCAGACCGGCCTTCGGCAAGACCGGAACCAGCCAGGACAATCGCGATGCCCTGTTTGTGGGCTATTCAGGCGATCTGGTGGTGGGGGTGTGGGTTGGCAATGATGACAACACCCCGCTTCAGGGAGTCACCGGGGGCGGCCTGCCAGCCAAGATCTGGCGCGACTTCATGCGTTCCGCCCGCGGGGCGCAGCCAGCCCCTGCGCGCCCCCAGCCCAATCCCAGCGGGCCAGTCGAGCCGCTCGACGCACCCGAAGCCCTGCCCATCCCCGAGATCCCGCTCGGCGATGCGCGGGTTCGCTTCGAGAACGGTCGCGCGGTGATCAGCACCCAGGTGGGCGGCACACCGGTCGGGGTCGATATCGATCTTGGGAACGAGGCCGCCGAAGCCCAGCGCCGCGCGGCTGCCGCCCTGCGCGAAGCCTCCGCACGGACCAGCGAGGCTGCCCGCGAGACGCAACGAAGGATCGAAGCGGAGGCCAACCGCAGGGCACAAGGCCCCGGCTAA
- a CDS encoding DNA cytosine methyltransferase → MTKISKISAIDLFCGVGGLSQGLKQAGVGVELGVDIDPLCRFPFEQNIKAAFSAEDVANIAPESLDQYFREGSIRLLAGCAPCQPFSTYSRSAKRARGADWYLVERFGEIVRTLKPELVTMENVPPLADASVFGELLGLLDGYYVDWDIVEAKQLGLPQTRQRLVLVASRLGPISLKLPSKRETTVRDAISGLPPLKAGDADADDPMHCASKLSDLNLKRIQASRPGGTWRDWPTELRAACHQKQSGQTYPSVYGRMRWDAQSPTITTQCFGYGNGRFGHPEQDRAISLREAAMLQGFPRAYKFLPDGAKPSFATFGRLIGNAVPVEIGQAIGELFLDHIENQSTQTSHY, encoded by the coding sequence ATGACTAAGATATCGAAGATTTCGGCAATTGATCTGTTCTGCGGGGTTGGTGGTCTTAGTCAGGGCCTCAAGCAGGCAGGAGTTGGTGTTGAGCTTGGCGTCGATATCGATCCGTTGTGCCGTTTTCCGTTTGAGCAAAACATAAAGGCTGCGTTCTCAGCTGAGGATGTAGCAAACATCGCTCCAGAGAGTCTTGATCAGTATTTCCGTGAGGGAAGCATCCGGCTTCTTGCCGGGTGCGCCCCATGTCAGCCGTTCTCGACCTACTCGCGCAGCGCCAAGCGTGCGCGGGGTGCTGACTGGTATTTGGTTGAACGCTTTGGCGAGATTGTCCGGACATTAAAGCCAGAGCTTGTAACAATGGAAAATGTCCCACCACTTGCTGATGCGTCGGTGTTCGGTGAACTGCTTGGCTTGCTAGACGGATATTACGTTGACTGGGACATCGTGGAGGCGAAGCAGCTTGGGTTGCCACAGACCCGGCAGCGCCTTGTTTTGGTCGCCTCTCGACTTGGTCCAATATCATTGAAGTTACCCAGTAAGCGAGAAACCACTGTTCGCGACGCAATTTCGGGGCTGCCCCCTTTGAAGGCCGGTGACGCGGATGCGGACGATCCTATGCACTGCGCTTCTAAGCTTAGCGATCTGAACTTGAAACGGATTCAAGCATCCCGCCCTGGTGGTACGTGGCGTGATTGGCCGACCGAACTCCGCGCGGCGTGCCATCAGAAACAATCCGGTCAGACTTATCCGTCAGTTTATGGTCGGATGCGATGGGATGCTCAGAGCCCAACCATTACCACGCAATGTTTTGGTTATGGAAATGGTCGTTTCGGTCATCCTGAGCAAGATCGAGCAATCTCACTTCGTGAAGCAGCAATGCTCCAAGGCTTCCCTCGCGCCTACAAGTTTCTTCCAGATGGCGCAAAGCCTAGCTTTGCGACTTTTGGCAGACTGATTGGCAATGCTGTCCCTGTAGAAATCGGCCAAGCAATCGGCGAGCTGTTCCTTGATCATATCGAGAATCAATCGACCCAAACGAGCCATTATTGA
- a CDS encoding outer membrane protein assembly factor BamD, whose product MPGTPTSRSPLKLALFATASAALLVTAGCAGRGNQAKDTAFVARDVDTLYMAAKDRLDRGDTRLAAALFDEVERQHPYSPWARRAQLMSAFSYYVARDYNKAIQSAQRFLSIHPGNRDAPYAYYLIGLSYYEQISDVSRDQKITRLALDSMNEVVRRYPNTRYASDARLKIDLINDHLAGKEMEIGRFYQRSGRWLAANLRFRNVIEGYQSTSHTPEALYRMVESNLAIGVPAEAQKAAAVLGANYPGSEWYKKAFDLMQKYAPGTAAI is encoded by the coding sequence ATGCCAGGAACCCCCACCAGCCGCTCGCCGCTCAAGCTCGCCCTTTTCGCCACTGCTTCGGCGGCCTTGCTGGTTACCGCCGGGTGCGCCGGGCGGGGCAACCAGGCCAAGGACACGGCCTTTGTCGCCCGCGATGTCGATACGCTCTACATGGCCGCGAAGGACCGGCTTGATCGCGGCGATACCAGGCTGGCCGCCGCGCTGTTTGACGAGGTGGAGCGCCAGCATCCCTATTCGCCCTGGGCCCGCCGTGCCCAGCTGATGAGCGCTTTCTCGTACTATGTGGCGCGCGATTACAACAAGGCGATCCAGTCGGCGCAGCGGTTCCTTTCGATCCATCCGGGCAACCGCGATGCGCCCTATGCCTATTACCTGATCGGCCTGAGCTATTACGAGCAGATCAGCGACGTCAGCCGTGACCAGAAAATCACCCGGCTTGCGCTCGATTCGATGAACGAGGTGGTGCGGCGCTATCCCAACACCCGTTATGCCTCTGATGCGCGGCTCAAGATCGACCTGATCAACGATCACCTGGCCGGCAAGGAAATGGAGATCGGGCGGTTCTATCAGCGTTCGGGCCGGTGGCTTGCTGCCAATCTGCGCTTCCGCAACGTGATCGAAGGCTACCAGTCGACCAGCCACACTCCCGAAGCGCTCTATCGCATGGTCGAAAGCAACCTGGCGATCGGCGTGCCGGCCGAGGCGCAGAAGGCCGCCGCCGTACTCGGTGCCAACTACCCGGGCAGCGAATGGTACAAGAAAGCCTTCGACCTGATGCAGAAGTACGCGCCGGGCACTGCCGCAATCTAG
- a CDS encoding sensor domain-containing diguanylate cyclase, with product MTRLAGKLRGYFAPQVPDAIRDEFVVRGAVQMQRNSRLLFLALFLTTPTGALAAAEGATWWVRFGTPAALAMFCLAGVWSLGRDMRLATSVRRSRRFVRDAAVGSSLIAVICSAWCVHSWLSAPPDERIYYPIIVALGAFSTAYCLSSARTAAVLNLLINLVPMLALLYTSGSRMDLAVAVSLSIAALFQLHMVQSHFHTVIDLLTLQRHSRELARTDPLTGLLNRRALLDHALELGSEGPVRLLLVDIDHFKTINDDHGHDKGDEVLKVVAERLARIAEIRASVARIGGEEFALVGHADDLSEALALAILAEIRTAPMPHNRQVTVSIGLADGPAADEASWRQLFNRADAALYAAKGKGRNRLEQASPLPAPTAARTAAA from the coding sequence ATGACGAGGCTGGCGGGCAAGCTGCGGGGCTACTTCGCGCCTCAGGTACCCGACGCGATCCGCGACGAATTCGTGGTGCGCGGCGCGGTGCAGATGCAGCGCAATTCGCGCCTGCTGTTTCTAGCGCTATTCCTCACCACGCCGACCGGCGCACTGGCTGCGGCTGAAGGGGCGACCTGGTGGGTCCGCTTTGGCACCCCGGCCGCGCTGGCCATGTTCTGCCTGGCCGGCGTGTGGAGCCTGGGCCGCGATATGCGTCTCGCCACCTCGGTCCGCCGCTCGCGCCGGTTCGTGCGCGATGCCGCTGTCGGTTCGTCGCTGATCGCGGTCATATGCAGCGCCTGGTGTGTCCATTCTTGGCTTAGTGCGCCGCCGGACGAGCGGATCTATTATCCGATCATCGTTGCGCTGGGGGCCTTCTCCACCGCCTACTGCCTGTCAAGTGCACGTACCGCCGCCGTGCTCAACCTGTTGATCAACTTGGTGCCGATGCTGGCGCTGCTGTACACCTCGGGCAGCAGGATGGACCTGGCCGTAGCGGTCAGCCTGTCTATCGCGGCGCTGTTTCAGCTGCACATGGTCCAATCGCACTTTCACACCGTGATCGATCTCTTGACGCTCCAGCGTCATAGCCGCGAGCTTGCTCGCACCGATCCGCTAACGGGCCTCCTTAACCGCCGTGCGCTGCTCGATCATGCCCTTGAGCTGGGCAGCGAGGGACCGGTTCGTCTGCTGCTGGTCGACATCGATCACTTCAAGACGATCAACGATGACCACGGCCACGACAAAGGTGACGAAGTGCTAAAGGTCGTGGCCGAGCGGCTGGCCCGGATCGCCGAAATCCGCGCCAGCGTCGCCCGGATCGGCGGCGAAGAATTTGCCCTGGTGGGCCACGCCGATGACCTGTCCGAAGCGCTTGCCCTGGCCATCCTGGCCGAGATCCGCACCGCCCCGATGCCGCACAACCGCCAGGTCACGGTCAGCATTGGCCTCGCCGATGGTCCCGCGGCGGATGAAGCTAGCTGGCGCCAACTGTTCAACCGCGCCGACGCGGCGCTCTACGCCGCCAAGGGCAAGGGCCGGAACCGGCTCGAACAGGCCAGCCCGCTGCCCGCCCCGACTGCCGCCCGGACGGCTGCGGCCTGA
- a CDS encoding JAB domain-containing protein, producing the protein MLARLVATFAPADADAIAAQLLATFGSLGQVLSASGSAVREVTGHSELADMILMTKSIVLEAMREDFRQSVFVPDDPKFNQFVIATLGSARQEKMLAIFLDAHSRYIKDEIVAQGGWSEVQLRLRSLLRRAIELDSARIVLCHNHPSGRAEPSKRDIEFTDRLAKCASALGIELVDHLIVAGPRVCSMRTVGAMR; encoded by the coding sequence TTGCTGGCGCGACTGGTCGCAACCTTCGCACCGGCAGATGCTGACGCGATAGCCGCGCAGCTTCTGGCTACCTTCGGATCGCTGGGGCAGGTCCTGTCAGCGTCCGGATCGGCGGTGCGCGAGGTGACTGGTCACAGCGAGCTGGCCGATATGATCCTGATGACGAAAAGCATCGTGCTGGAAGCCATGCGCGAGGATTTTCGGCAAAGCGTCTTCGTCCCCGATGATCCCAAGTTCAACCAGTTCGTGATCGCGACCCTGGGCAGCGCCCGTCAGGAAAAGATGCTGGCGATCTTTCTGGATGCGCACTCGCGTTACATCAAGGACGAGATTGTCGCCCAGGGCGGCTGGTCCGAGGTCCAGTTGCGCCTTCGGTCCCTGCTGCGGCGGGCGATCGAGCTGGACAGTGCCCGGATCGTCCTGTGCCACAATCATCCGTCGGGCCGGGCTGAACCAAGCAAGCGCGACATCGAATTTACCGACCGGCTCGCCAAATGCGCCAGTGCCCTGGGGATCGAGCTTGTCGATCACCTGATCGTGGCCGGGCCGCGCGTGTGCAGCATGCGAACCGTGGGAGCGATGCGATGA
- a CDS encoding LuxR C-terminal-related transcriptional regulator — translation MDDIAKARAKLASLTEKQRAVLDLLIQHKSSKEIARTLDISPYTVDQRLGGARLKLGAASRGEVARAYAALLSICDESAYGFPYVEPDAVSDEGLPQAESLEPTYTFSDAVTLQYRAPWEATTEPAFGLEAFDNRFGKSGRVIAILGLAAVLALTLLALVSMAKTLSEMV, via the coding sequence ATGGACGACATTGCTAAAGCGCGCGCAAAGTTAGCGTCGCTGACTGAAAAGCAGCGTGCCGTTCTGGATCTGTTGATCCAGCACAAGTCGTCCAAGGAAATTGCCCGGACGCTCGATATCTCTCCCTATACCGTCGATCAGCGACTGGGCGGCGCGCGACTGAAGCTCGGTGCCGCTAGCCGGGGCGAAGTTGCACGCGCCTACGCCGCCCTGCTTTCGATATGCGATGAATCCGCATATGGATTTCCATATGTGGAACCTGACGCGGTTAGCGATGAAGGCTTGCCCCAGGCCGAAAGCTTGGAGCCAACGTATACTTTCTCGGACGCGGTAACGCTGCAGTATCGCGCACCCTGGGAAGCGACGACGGAACCGGCATTTGGCCTGGAGGCATTCGACAACCGCTTCGGCAAGAGCGGCAGAGTGATTGCGATCCTTGGCCTGGCAGCCGTGTTAGCTCTAACGCTGCTCGCTCTGGTCTCGATGGCAAAAACGCTCTCCGAGATGGTCTAG